The genomic segment GAAGTGGACGTTGATCTCGCCCTCGGTCGCGGTCGCGCTCAGTTGGATGTTGACCCACACGAGGGCCGGGCGCTCCTGCACCGTGAGCCACCGCGGCCCTTCGGGCAGGAACCGGTCGGACTCGTCGGTACACTCGATGTAAACGCTGGCGACGGTGGTGCGCATCGTGGTTCTCCTGGTGCCCTCCGCGTAACTTATTCGGTGACCCCCGCCCGCACCAGCCGGCCCGCGCCGGTCGCTCGCCAGGATCGCACATGTTGATGGGTAAGACCGCGCTCGTCACCGGGAGCAGCCAGGGCATCGGGCTGGGCGTCGCGCAGGCGTTCGCCGCGAGCGGGGCCAGGGTGGTCGTCACGTCCGAGAAGCCGCTCGCCAACTGCCCCGAGGTGCAGCGGCTCCTCAGCGACTACGAGCACACGCGGTACGTTCGGGCCGATCTGCTCGCGGAGGGCGCGCCGGAACAGCTCGTCGCGGACGCCTGGGCCCAGTTCGGGTCGATCGACGTGCTGGTGAACAACCTCGGGACGTACAGGGAACCGCCGCTGGACCGGATCACCCGCGACCACTTCGACTTCATTTTCCGGCTCAACGTCTGGGTGCCGGTGGCGGTCACGCGGGAGGTGGTGCGCCGCGCGCGGGCGGCGAAGCGCGGCGGCCGCATCCTGTTCAGCACGTCGCTCAACGCGACGCGGTCCGAGCCGCTCCACACGCTGTACGATGCCAGCAAGGGGGCCGTGAACGCGCTCACGCGGCAGCTCGCGGTCGAACTCGCCCCGCTCGGGTTCACCACCGCCGCCGTCGCGCCGGGCCTGGTGGAAACGCCGCTCACCGACTTCGGGTTGAAGTCGTCGCCCGCCGAGCGCGACGCGATCACCGCCCAGATCCCGCTCCGCAAGATCGCGACCGTCGAGGACGTCGCGTGGTGGTACGTGTTCCTCGCGTCCGACCGCGCGAGCTACAGCACCGGGAGCGTGTTCACCGTGGACGGCGGACTGGACGCGCAGCAGATGGCCACGCGCCCCGTGACGGACGCGGAACGGGTGTGACCGCTCGCCGAACTCCACCTGCTCCAATGACCCCCGGGTATGTCGCTTCGACCAACAGTGATCTGTGTTGCCGGCCGGGGCTTTCGATGGTCCAACCGCCAAAACGCCCCGCTCCGGCAACACAGTCACTCGCCCGGCTCGAAGACTCGCCGACCGCGCCCCGCTCCGAGGGGCGCGACTGAGGCGAAGGTGGAAATTCTGGCCCTCGCTCCTTGCGGGTGAGTGGTCCGCTACGCGTCTCAATGTCGCTCCGCGTTCTTCGTGTCCCTCAGTGCCCCCTCACCCGGCTCGCAAAGCCTCGCCCCCTACTCCCGCGAGGGGAGTGGGAGCGGACAAAACAAGCACTTCGCGACACTACAGAAGTCACCCCGAACGGTCGGCGCTCCGGCAATCAGCGGTTGCGAACGTCGAGCTCCAGCTTGTTCAGGAACAGCGTCCGGCGGTCGCCACGTTCGTAATAGTCCTCGAGCAGAATCTCGAGGTTCGGCTCGAGTTTGCGCCCGACGCGCGGGTACCCGTCCGGGAGGCTGCCGTTGATCTGCACGCGGATCGGCTTCGTCCAGTCGATCATCTCACTCGACAGCCAGATCGTGACGTGTTTCACCTTCTCCGCGCGCAGGTCCACGAGGTTGTTCCCCCTGACGTCGCCGATCATGGTCGCGGGGACGACCGCGCCGCCCAGCCGGCCCGGCTCGATGCCCTGGGCCTGGAGCCAGTAGAACCGCGTGTCCGTGTCGCGGAGCATCGCCCACGCCTGGCGCGCGGCGGCGCCGTTGCCCAGCGCGAGCGTCGCGGTACCGTTCACGCGGGTCTTGCGGCCCATCCAGTCGAACACCGACGGCACCTCGCCGGCGAACCACTCGACGCCGCGGCCCTTGTACACGCTCATCAGGGACGGGTACCCGCGCGGCATCCACTTCTCGTAGATGAGCCGCAGGTTGCTGATGCCCTCGCCGGTTTGTTCGCCGGTCACGACGTAAAACGGCAGCTTCTGGGCGTTCTGCCAGTAGGCGATGAACAGGTTCCGCCAGTCGGGGATCGGCCCCATCGGGATCACGCCGGCGAACAGGTCCGGGTGCGACATGCCCACGTCCATCGCCATGTTCGCCCCGTCGCCCACGCCGGTCATGAACACCCGGTCGTTGTCCACGGTGAAGTGGCGGACCACGTCGCGGAGCACCGCGGTCACCCACACGTGGTCCTCGCCCTTCCACTCCCAGCCCTTGCCGAACTGCCCGGTCCACTCGGGGACGACCAGGATGTAGCCGTTCTTGTCCGCCTGGGGGATGAGTGAGGCGATCATGTCCTCGTTCCGGATCCCCGGCGTCGAGAGCACAATGAGGACCGGGTACTGGCGGCCGTGGTGGTACTCGGGGGGGACGCGGACGAGGTAGTCGAGCCCGAGCGCGTGGCCGAAAACGGGCAGGGTGGTGCGCCGGTAGATGCCGGTGTCCTTCGTGGCCCCCAACTCGACCGGGGTACCGGTGCGGTGGTCGAGGTCCTCGGCGTTGGCCGGGG from the Frigoriglobus tundricola genome contains:
- a CDS encoding SDR family NAD(P)-dependent oxidoreductase — protein: MLMGKTALVTGSSQGIGLGVAQAFAASGARVVVTSEKPLANCPEVQRLLSDYEHTRYVRADLLAEGAPEQLVADAWAQFGSIDVLVNNLGTYREPPLDRITRDHFDFIFRLNVWVPVAVTREVVRRARAAKRGGRILFSTSLNATRSEPLHTLYDASKGAVNALTRQLAVELAPLGFTTAAVAPGLVETPLTDFGLKSSPAERDAITAQIPLRKIATVEDVAWWYVFLASDRASYSTGSVFTVDGGLDAQQMATRPVTDAERV